DNA sequence from the Bubalus bubalis isolate 160015118507 breed Murrah chromosome 24, NDDB_SH_1, whole genome shotgun sequence genome:
CAACCCCCCCGAGCAGTATGTGGTTCATCACGCCACCCCTGAATTACAGAGTAGAGGTGCATGACTTGCTAGTACGTGGTAGGTTGTCAGTAGCACTTAATTTGTAGGTTTGAATACcttctttgtaaattttattttcatcatttaaacCTGCTCTTTGATTTAGGAAGCAAAATGAAATTGAGAAGCACATTGAAGAGAAGGAGGGGCAGCAGAACAGAGCCATCTTTTAAAGAACATTCAGTTGAGATGTCTCTGCATTCTGCCTGTTCTATGCTATGAAGTTTACCATTTTATTGTTAGCTGATCAGATGTCTGAGTCCATAGGCAGTTTATATTCTGTGTAAGGTGCAGTGGTTCTTTGCTTGGTAAAGGCACTGGCAGAATTGCCCACTCAAACCCTGATGAGTGGAGTCTTGGTTCCATGTCCGGTGTGAGGTTGCTCTCTGGGGAGGCAGTAGAGGAACTCTGTACCCAGGTCTCAGCACCTGTGCGCAGGCGTCCCTGGGACCTCTCCGGCTGGTCCGTCAGGAGCCCTTGTCCCCAAGAGCATGGGTGGTGCCTGATTTACACTTTGATCCTGTCAAGTCCCCACCTTGTCAGCAGAGCTGGTCAGCTCAACATCCTTCCAGGAAATGCAGTGCATGCGTGCCAACGAATGCCGGTCACTGGCTTTCCTGATGGTTTGATTTGAGCATAGTGAAATGTTCATCGAGAATATTTGAGGACCAAAAACAGGAAGGAGGTCTTTAGCTCCAGGAGTGTGGAGTCAGGGAGTTTGCCTTGGTGGACCGCAGGTGTAGTGCTATCACAGAGCCTCTTCCCTGTCTCGACCAACGCCCGAGTGTGCTTTCCTTTGAAAAACGGGGATCCCACTGTCAACGCTGATCCCTGCTGGGGGCTTTCTCCAGACCACATCTGGAGGCAGGGACATAGGTCATCACTTCTTGGTCCCTTGGCCTGACTTTCATCTGCCTTATTACCATTTGCACCCAGAGCTTTCCTCGCTCTGCTCACCCTGTCTAATCCCGTCATCTGCTCCCAACGTCACTTGCTGTCTGTGTAACACGCCCCTGTGTGAGCAGCGTGGGACCTGCTGCCCAGCGCTGGTTGGTCCTAGCCTGGAGATTGGAAAAGGGGTGTCCTGTTTATATGTTTATCTGAAGTTATGTTGGGGCCTTGACTAGTTACAGCAAGTTAACTGCTTAGCATATATGACCACTTACTgattagtcttttatttttttccaccaaCTCTTTTCAGAGTGTCTTTTCCATTATCTCTTTGGGTAAGTAGTAACCTGTTTTCCCACTGCTTTAGATGGTAGGCCATAACTGAACGTGTTCACCGCTCAAGTAACatttgttctattttgttttgaggTGGAAGGGGGAACTCTACCCTCAGAGCATGAGGGAATAATATTTACGTGGCTCACAAAGACCAGTGAGTACATCTGCACCCCCTGCCTCACCAGCGGAGGGCCTCTGACATGATAACACGGCCTAGCCTCTCCTGTCCCTCAGAACAGTCAGTTATGCCAGGTGTTTCAACTTCCTTTAGAATCTCTTGAAATTGTTGAGGGATGGGGGTTCTTTGACACATTTGAAGATAAATCAGATGAGAAGACCATACTTGTGCACAGTCGTTTGGTTTAACAAAGCCCCTAGATTGAATGTGATTGTGGACATGTTAGCAGTAGTGTAGCTGCAGATCTTCCCACTGAACCGACAGGCCTTAAGAACCAACCCAGGACTGCACTTCCTATCGAACACATGAGCTCTGAGGTTGCAGGCAGGTCACTGACCGGAGCCCTCTGCCTCTCCTGAGCTAGGCGATGGATCACTTGGAGTCCTTCATCGCTGAGTGTGATCGGAGAACGGAGCTTGCCAAGAAACGGCTGGCAGAGACGCAGGAGGAGATCAGTGCAGAAGTTTCTGCGAAGGTATGCGGGGAGGGAGGCCCCCACCTCAAGTCGTTGGTATAAGAGCGGGGCTGGGACCTGTCAGTGCCGAATGCGCATTTTGGGGTGGACAGTGGGTGTCCACTGCCCTGATTATtcaaggggaggagggaagccGTCACCAAGCTCGCAGCCTGTCACTGCACTTTGCATATGTCGTAAAGTTACTTTATTAACATCCCTCTGCAGAACAGGAAATGGGGTAAGTTAGCAGGGAAATGGTTAAATTTTGGTGTGTGTGTCACAGAAGAAAAAGGTAGACCTGGTGAAATCGGCATGTACATCATTTAGAAGGCCTTGCCCTTCTTCAGTGGagttttcttcagtgttttttttttctccattcagtTTTATAAAAGGATTTCTTAGGAGATAGACAGTTTTTAACTAGCCCAGTGGTGCtgtttatttctaaaagaaactCCCAGTATGAGTCATTTTGCTTAAAGGGTAAGTAATGTATGTATTTAGGCTCACACATTTTGTTACCCTCACCTGGAGGCTGAGCTGTATTGGAAGGTATACGGAGTGACAGCCTGGAACCTGGCCCACAGGATGGGCCTTACAGCCTGTGGGAGTGACAGGCGTGTGTTGTTGCCTCTGCTGGGATTCAGTGCAGAGATCTTACGGGTTAGGGTCTGACACTTAACGGTTGGTCTCAGTGGGGGCAGTATGGGTGTTGTAACTGTTACAATTCACATCATCAGTGAAGTTTCCAGCTGTTGGTGTATTCTCTTTGAAACAGCAGAAATGCAACAACAGAAACAttctttgcattaaaaaaatcttttgtttttattttttaattggaggataattggtttacaatgttgtgttggtttttgccatacaacagcacaaatcagtcataactacacacatacacacacacaccaccacccctTCAGCCTCCGTCCCAGCTCTCGTCTTTTGTTTTTAGATATCTTGCATGGCTGTCTCTTtctttccaggcagaaaaagtaCATGAATTGAATGAAGAAATAGGAAAGCTTCTTGCTAAAGCTGAGCAGCTGGGAGCTGAAGGAAATGTGGATGAATCACAGAAGATTCTCATGGAAGTGGAGAAAGTCCGTGCGAAGAAAAAAGAAGCTGAGGTTGGTGAGGAAAATGTCTTAAAGAGGGAAGAAACATGGTTAACTTCGGAGAGCTAACCATTGGGCTAAAACTGAGCCATGCCTCTATTTTCTTGAATATTGAGGAGGAGTTGGAAATAGGGTGATAATGTCAGGATGGTACAATTTCAAGTCAGCCCACCCTGGGGTTTGTGTCTTCGCTGCTCACTTGACCCCTGAGGCCTCAGACTGGGCACTTTGAGCTCTGAGCATCACTCCCGTGTGTAGAGTGCATCCTGAGCGTAGCTTGTCCGTGTTCGTGAGCACCTCCCGTCTGCGTCCGTCTGCTTCCAGGAAGGGCCCGGCGTGCAAGGTGTTCAGCTGATGTGATGGGGCCTGACTGGCTTTGCAGTTGCTGTGAAGAGAGGCCTTGGGTTATTAGTGACTCTGTGCCCTCAGGAGAGAGACCCCTGCAGGGTATGGGCAGCACCCAGGTGGTGTCCTTGGGCTGCCAGGCCAGGACTCTGCTGTGTGGTGCAGAAACTGAGTCCAGGACTGTCTGGACTGTTTCCTCTGTTGGGTTTTCTGCTTCTCAGATCCTCACCACTGGAGTGGAGGTGGCCTGGATCGACTTTGAGAATGTGGGAAGGTTAGAGTCAGGGAGAGAGGGCTGGGAGTGTACCTTTACTCCTCCTGTGGGCCAGGCAGAATGCACTGGCTAAGAATGAGCACTGGCTAAGATTCACTCTGATGAAGATGGGTGCTCAAAAGAAATGAGATCTCAGTTTAAGAGTGACTTGGGGTGCAGGGCACGTCCAGGTAGGGCAGGGTGATCCTGAAGGCCATTTGCTGAGATCCAGAGAGAAGTGTTCAGATGGTGGATGGAGACGTGATGGCAGAGTGGGCAGCGTGCCAGCGCAGGGCTGGTTTTGGTTGTTGCTGGTCCCCTGGCTCCTTGTGGCACCTGGGACGAAGTGGAGCTCAGTGATGACAGCTGAACATGTGAATCCTGCCGAGTGCCCACTGAGGCAGTGACGTGCGTGGGGAGTCCCAGGTCCTGCACCAGAATCCTTACACAGGATCCAAACCTCTGTgtatttaaagggaaaatttgAGTATATGGAATCAGGCTCCCTGGTTCGCTGACAGTACCCAGCAGAAAGGCCAGAGGGTCAGGAAGGAAGGAGCTCTGTAGCCTTTTAGTGAATCCTGAGGCCGAGCCTTCCTGCTTTGAGGGGCAGGGCAGACACCAGAAACCTGTGAGATGGATCCGAGACTTGAAAGAATGTAGATGTGGGGTTCCCCAAGGGCAGCAGGAGTCAGATACACATGGGGACTCCAAGCGCCTTGCTTCGGCCACTGTCCCTTTCCTCATCACCTGAGTTCCCCCCTTACTTAAAACTAACAGACAAGACAGGGTGGCTTGGAGCAGGGAGGCCTCCGCTGTGCTGGTCTGGGTAGTGCCCACCCTGCCCTTAGTGGCAGGCAAGGCTGTTTGGTATCCTAAGAAGTGGAGCGGGAGGGGCACTGTGTGCTTTTTACCCAGTTTCCCACAGTGGTTCTGTCttagaaaactaacacagcatccCATCCCAGAACAGCTACCGAGTGACTGCTTACCACCCGTAGGTCCTGCCTGCTGCCCTCACAGCACACCCACTTCTCTGACCACCAGTCTGCCCTCCATTCTTAGCATTTGCTCATTTTAAGAACATTGCATAATGGATTCACACAGTCTGTAACCCTTAGGGATTGACTTTTTTTCCACTCAGCGTAGAATTTATTTTGAAGGATATTAGAGGATGGGATTAGTAATTTCAAAACTACTGAAAGGTGTAGAATATTATCTCAGATGGCTCTCACCCACCACGTTTAGTGTTTCTTGTTAAGCTGTTTGACTCTTTAGGAAAGAAGCCGCACTCTAATGGAAATCTGAGCTCCCGGTCTTTCCCGCTCTGTCCCCAGAGGCGTTCGTGTGCGTTCATTGCACACCTGGGCTCATAAACCATGCGCGTTCCTGGGCAGGCGTGGAGGCGTCCGCGTTGGTGCTGCAGGTCCTCCCACTTGCATCGCCGGGCAGAGCTCTCCAGGCTGCTGCAGGCAGATGGGTTCAGTTTGTTTACTGCTGCGGGACTGCATTTTAGGGGCACATGGCTGTTTGTCCATGGGTGGTTTTCCAGGTCACTGATGGTTTCTCATCTCACGGCTGGTTCTGTGTGTCCAGCACTGTGCTCATGTGAGGGATGTTTCCGGTAACCCCACCTTTACAGACAGGCTGCCCCCACAGTAACCATGCTGCACGGGCGCCAGCGTCAGGGTATGGGAGGGCCCGGTGTTCTGTGTCTCCGTCAGTCTAGTGAGTGACATGATGTCTTATTTTAACCTGCATTTTTTAGGGAATGTTTTGAATGTATGAGTTAATGGAAGATTATTACATTGTCTTACTTTAAGGACAAATGTTGAAATGTATCCCTCAACCTAGATTTTGAATGCGTGTGTTAATTTGAGCACAGGCAGCCATCACTGCGTCCTGggtcattttcttttatattcgtGTGTTTTCCTTTGAGGCAAAATGGCTCCCTGTGAGGAGACTCAGACCGCACTGGCTGCTGGGCGGgggtagggtgtgtgtgtgtgtgtgggcatgcgTGTGCTTTGTTCTGTTCCCTTAGGCACACTTCCTTGTTTGAAGAGATGTctggtgtgtttctccttccaGATTTTAGGTTTCAGGGCTGCATTGGGCATTCCTGGGCACCGGGGCAGACTCTGGATGCTCTGTGTTTTGCCCGTCTGTCTGGTGTGATAGGGGTGCTGTAGTCAGTCTGATCTTAACAGAGCTCTGCCATGTCTGGTGTGATTAGGGGCGCTGTGAGGAGCCTGTAGTCTGGTCTTCACAGAGCTCTCCACCATCGCAGGAACTCCCTTTCCCCACTGGCCTTTAGCACACAGTCTCCTGTGTGTCTCAGTGTTCTGAATATCCCTCACTGCTTTGAAATCATGACTCTTAGTTCATCTCTTAAATAAACAGTTTAAATTGGATTACAATTTAATTACaatttattgaaattaaattataatttaattacaAGTATCTGAAGCTTTGTAAACGATTCAggtttatgtattttgaaatcatctttagggaatttcctggtggttcagtggttagtaCTTGGCACTTCACTGCCAGGGTCTGGGGTTCAGTCTCTATAGTCTGTGGATTAAAGTCCCGCAAGCTGggcagctaaaaataaaagtcacctCCCTTCAAATACTTCCACTTTAGGGGTTGAGTGGACAGTGGCATTTGAGTTAACCTCACTTGGATCACTCTTTTCCTGCtctccaggaagaatacagaAATTCCATGCCTGCGTCTAGTTTTCAGCAACAGAAGCTTCGTGTCTGTGAGGTCTGTTCAGCCTACCTTGGCCTCCATGACAATGACCGTCGTCTTGCAGACCACTTCGGGGGCAAGTTACACTTGGGATTCATTCAGATCCGTGAGAAGCTCGATCAGTTAAGGGTATGTTAATGTGCTATGTTTCTGAAGAAGCCTGCCAAGTCGTGATCGTCTTCATGTCTCTCTGCTTGTAGCAAAccttgtgttctttttttgttggtGGAGGTATCAGGCCTTGGTTTTATACTTTAGCTTTACAGTGAGCTACTCGGGTGTCATCATTGTGTTCCCTGAGATCTCAGAATCCAACAGGGCCTGGGATGTTTGTTTAGTCTACTACCCCTTGTTTACAGAGAACAATGGCAGAATTCATCCCAGGTACAGAGAACTCGTGCATCCCTCTGGAAACACTTCTCTTTGGAGGTGAGAGAGAGCCAGTAGCCTGTGGTTTTTCTCTTTGGGCGAAGGCGAACCTGTGGAATGTGGTCAGGCTAGAAGCATAAGAAGGTGACAGGGCTTTTTCTGGTGGCCCTGCCCCACAGCTGGATGCCTCTGTCCCTTCCTCGGGGCTCCTTGTTTTCCTGGGTTAGATTATAGCATTTGACGTCCTGCATATGGAATGCTGAGAAGGAAAGTTAAGCAACTTCGGGATAAGCTGAATTGTTTTCAGACTGATGAAACCTCCCTGGCTGTGTACTAGGATGCTGGGAAATATGCAGGCCTTTCCTCCAGAAGCCCGAAATCTGGAAGGACAGACATGTGGCCCCTAACTGTAGGCCACCTTGACAGTCAAGGCCTCAGGCCACATGTGGCCCCAGGAAGGGGCAGTGGGTGGTGCCCTTATGCCCAGGGAGGGTCCCTGGAGGTGGTGTGTGCTCAGACTGGAGAGGGAGCCGGTTGGCAGGCTCACCACTGGTCTTGAGCATCTCCTGTGCTTCCAGGGGAATTCTGAAAAGTGATACTTTCTGTCACATGGTTTTaagttgtaaattttttttataagtttATGGTACAAAATATAAGCATATATTCCATGTAGCTAATATACTATAAATAACAATTTGGTGGCAGCTACCATCTTTATAAAAAATCTACTCCTTATAttcctattttcctttaaataacaATCCCAGAATTTTGCCCTAATGTTTCTTATACCTGAaagcccccccccctttttttttaacatcagcaTACATTGAAACTTCTTCTGCTGAAATCTTTAGAACTTAAGTATTCACTTATCTAAAAATCATATTTTGTCATTGTGGTTATGAGCAGTATATAGTTGATAGAACAATACAGCCAAGTTGCAGATTTCAATAAATAGCTGTTACACTATCAGCAGAAAAGGTTACTTGGAAGTGCACCTCTTAACCATGAGGAGAGTAGGAGCTCTGTGCCCAGTTCGGAGAGGGCTTCACTCAGTGGTCCCGGCGGTGTGCATGCCTGCAGGTCCTGGACCTAGATGGACGTGGCGGAGGGAGGCGGGCAAGAGTGAGGACTTGCCTGTGGGGAGACCTAATGTttcagggagtggggagggtttGGGGAGGAGCTGATGCTAGCCCCAGCGCTGTTCTTGGACAGGGTGTGTGTGGAGACCCAGGTGCTGGGACAGCGTCCTTGTGTCCTGCTCCCAGTGTTGGATGTATGACGTCAGAGGACAGAGCTAGAGGAGCCGCACAGGAGGGCCTGGGCCCAGATGCTTTGAGGTcacacgcaggcacacacacGCACCCCCAGCCGTGCCCTTTCTTCCTGGGGGCCTGGCTTTTGTCAGCTCTGACATTTTAGGTCATGCTGCACTCCCTCTTGGATCTTGTGTTGTGGCTCTGGatacctccccctccccagggggAGGTGAGGAGGCCTTCTCAGCAGCATGAGATGGCGTGACAGGCTCCAAGTGGGTTTTGGGGTGCTCCAGTGGTAGGGTCTCCAGGCCATCTCCTgtgctcctccctccctccgtGTCCACTACAACCCATCCCCAGGACAGGCAGCAACAAGGCTGGGTAGCTTGGCTCCCCTCAGCAAGATGTGCTTGATCAAATACACATGTTCTCCTTCACATAAAGTTTGTTGAGTCTTCTTTGGGTAAAAACCTTAACTTTCTTGATTGATTTGAAGTCATATGATAAACTTTTTGTAACTTAGAAGTACAGCACCTGTTAGAATTAATAGTTTGTCACTGAATttataaaacagtttttattCCATGTATTTTCTGTTAAGAGGTTTTGTTAATAAAAAGAATTGTGTTCCTCTTCCCTGAATTTCCCTAAGGTTCTTAAATCGCCAGTACTGAGGTCATGTAAACGTTCTTTGTTCAGCACTGTTCACACACTAGTGTGTATGTGCCTCTCTCATCTTCCCAGTTTTCcgttttatttagaaaactgtGGCTGAGAAGCAGGAGAAGAGAAATCAGGATCGGCTGAGGAGGCGGGAAGAGAGAGAGCGGGAGGAGCGGCTGAGCAGAAGGTGAGCCCAAGGACAGCCCCCCATCCCAAGGACACCCCATGTACTTGGCAGTCTTGCTGTTGCCTGTGACACTTGAGGTCTGCCAGGTACTTGGTGGCCAAAAGGAGCAAAAAGATTCCTGCCCAGTGCAGGCCCTACGGCCAGATCCACCAGGGACGGGCTCGCGTGGGCCAAGGGCTGAGGCTTGTTGGGTGGGAGCAAGGAGAACGTGAGTGGCTGGGAGGGTCCAGGCCCAGGAGTGGGCAGGGACGAGCTGTGTGCTCTTGGGGCAGAGCTGATAGCATCTGCTAGCGGACGGTGTGAGCTGTACAGAGCGGGAGTGGAGCTGGCCTGGAGTGGCCGCTGATGGTGACAGAGGAGGGGAGCCTGGGATCGGAGTTTTGGGAGGGGAGGTGGTTCTAGCCGTGTTAGGGCTGGGATGCCTGAGAGCAGCCAGGTAGGGGTGGTGGGTCTGGTCAGAGTTCAGGGCAGTGTCTGGAGCCCAGAGTAGCCAGGCTCTATATTGGGCACACAGACGCCTGGAGGGATTCCTTTGTGAATAACTTGctaacttttgtttttcattattttaattatgtaaCATGTTGATTATAAAGAGACTGGaacagtataaaaatattaagtacaGACACGAGGGTCTTTTCACACAGGTGACCGCCGTCGCAGGGTGGGCTCTGTGCGTGGGTCCTTGGCCCCCGCAGCTGGCGTGCTCTTGGCCGCACAGCACCATTCTGCGACGTTGTCATTACCTGTCTCCATCCTCCCACCTTTGCCCACCCTCGTTTTCCTCCCTCTAgcaccaccagtctgttctctgtaagTTTGGCTCTTTTCTATTCCACATATAACTAAACTCATACAGCATTTATCTTttcctgtctgacttattttacttaacgTAGTGCTCTCAAGGTCCAtatgtgttgttgcaaatggcagaattccttctttttttaactgaacaaCATCCCACTTTATATATACAGCTACATCATGTTTATCGGTCCttctatcaatggacacttagatttTCCTGTGTctgagctattgtaaataatgcagtGACCACGGAGTTGTAAGTGTCTTCAAAATAGTGATTTAATTTCCATCaagtgaaaaggcagaggaaccagagatcaaattgccaacatctgctggatcatgaaaaagcaagagagttccagaaaaacatctatttctgttttattgactatgccaaagcctttgactgtgtggatcacaataaacggtggaaaattctgaaagagatgggaataccagaccacgtaatctgcctcttgagaaatctgtatgcagatcaggaagcaacagttagaactggacatggaaaaacagactggttccaaataggaaaaggagtacgtcaaggctgtatattgtcaccctgtttatttaacttataatgcagagtacatcatgagaaacgctggactggaagaaacacagctggaatcaagattgccgggagaaatatcaataacctcagatacgcaggtgacaccatccttatggcagaaagtgaagaggaactaaaaaagcctcttgatgaaagtgaaagtggagagtgaaaaagttggcgtaaagctcaacattcagaaaacgaagatcatggcatccagtcccatcacttcgtgggaaatagatgtggaaacagtgtcagactttctttttctgggctccaaaatcactgcagatggtgattgcagccatgaaattaaaagacgcttactccttggaaggaaagttatgaccaacctagatagcatattcaaaagcagagacattactgccaacaaaggtgcgtctagtcaaggctatgatttttcctgtggtcatgtatggatgtgagagttggactgtgaagaaggctgagtgccgcagaattgatgcttttgaactgtggtgttggagaagactcttgagagtcccttggactgcaaggagatccaaccagtccattctgaaggagatcagccctgggatttctttggaaggaatgatgctaaagctgaaactccagtactttggccacctcatgcgaagagttgactcattggaaaagactctgatgctgggagggattgagggcaagaggagaagggacaacagaggatgagatggctggatggcatcactgactcgatggacgtgagtctgggtgaactccgggagttggtgatggacagggaggcctgccgtgctgtgattcatggggtcgcaaagagtcggacacgactgagcgactgatctgatcaaaATAGTGATTTAATTTCCATCAAGTGAATATCCAgaattggaattgctggatcatattgtagttccattttaatttttgagacGCCTCTATCCTGTTTTTCAtgatggctgcaccagtttacattcccaccagcagtacttgcttttctccacatcctcaccagcacctgTGTTTCTTGTCATTTGGTGATAGTACTCCGACAGATGTGAAGTGACAGCCCATCATGGtttgatttgtgttttcctgATGGATAAAGTTGTGGAGCAATTTTTCCTTTGCCTGTTGgcctttgtatgtcttctttgacaaaatgtttgttcaggtcctctgcccattgttttaatcttttttttttttccacttccatttagagttgtgtgagttcttttCATACTTTGGATAAATGCCTCTTGCAGTTTcttgatttgtagatattttctcccattcagttgcTTTTTCATTTCGCTGATGGTTACcttcattgtgcagaagctttttagtctgatgtagtcccacttgttgaCCTTTGttaactttgctttttaattttaatttttggtgACTTAATATAAAACTGTTTTTGAATGTGTGAGCACGATCATCCTTGAATGTATTTGAGTATATATAAGTTCCTTAGAATTCCTGGGAGAGaggaatttaatatataaatactgGTAGGTGTTAAGGAAATTACTTTCTTGGAGTTTTTATAAAATCACCCTCCAGCCACATGGCGTGTGAGCAGTATCTTTTGTCACTTCGTCCTTCACAGGTTGAAAATTGCTGCTTAGAACAGGATGTGAGAGGTGCACTCTTGTcaagtgtatttcttttttttttttttttaatatttatttggctgcatcggatCTTAATTGAGGCACGTAgcaaacaacagactggttccaaataggaaaaggagtacgtcaaggctgtatattgtcaccctgcttatttaacttatatgcagagtacatcatgagaaatgctgcgctggaggaagcacaagctggaatcaagattgccaggagaaatatcaataacctcagatatgcacatgacaccaccctttcggcagaaagtgaagaactaaagagcctcttgattaaagtgaaagaggagagtgaaaaagttggcttaaagctcaacattcagaaaactaaggtcatggcatctggtcccatcacttcatggcaaatagatggggaaacagtggctgactttatttttctgggctccagaagcactgcagatggtgattgcagccattaaattaaaagacgcttactccttggaaggaaagttataaccaacctatatatatatatatatgtccaccTATATATatgacagtatattgaaaagcagtgacattactttgctaacagaggtccggctagtcaaggctatggtttttccagtggtcatgtatggatgtgagagttggactgtggagaaagctgagcgctgcagaattgatgattttgaactgtggtgttggagaagactcttgagagtcccttggactgcaaggagatccaaccagtccatcctgaaggagatcagtcctgagtgttcattggaaggactgatgttgaagctgaaactcctgatactttggccacctgatgcaaagagctgactcatttgaaaagtccctgatgctgagaaagattaagggcaggaggagaaggggacgacagaggatgagatggctggacggcatcaccgactcaatggacatgggtttgggtggactccgggagttggtgatgaacagggagacctggcgtgctgcggttcatggggtcgcaaagcgtcagacacgactgagcgactgaactgaattgaac
Encoded proteins:
- the LUC7L gene encoding putative RNA-binding protein Luc7-like 1 isoform X2, with the translated sequence MDLGECTKIHDLALRADYEIASKERDLFFELDAMDHLESFIAECDRRTELAKKRLAETQEEISAEVSAKAEKVHELNEEIGKLLAKAEQLGAEGNVDESQKILMEVEKVRAKKKEAEEEYRNSMPASSFQQQKLRVCEVCSAYLGLHDNDRRLADHFGGKLHLGFIQIREKLDQLRKTVAEKQEKRNQDRLRRREEREREERLSRRSGSRTRDRRRSRSRDRRRRRSRSTSRERRKSSRSRSRDRHRRHRSRSRSHSRGHRRASRDRSSKYKFSRERTSREESWERGRSERGATDWRLESANGKAASRRSEEKEAGEI